The Entelurus aequoreus isolate RoL-2023_Sb linkage group LG23, RoL_Eaeq_v1.1, whole genome shotgun sequence genome has a window encoding:
- the eif2s1b gene encoding eukaryotic translation initiation factor 2 subunit 1b, which yields MPGISCRFYQHRFPEVDDVVMVNVRSIAEMGAYVSLLEYNNIEGMILLSELSRRRIRSINKLIRIGRNECVVVIRVDKEKGYIDLSKRRVSPEEAIKCEDKFTKSKTVYSILRHVAEVLEYSKDEQLESLYQRTAWVFDEKYKRPGYGAYDVFKQAVSDPAILGDLDLTEEERAVLIDNINRRLTPQAVKIRADIEVACYGYEGIDAVKEALRAGLGCSTEAMPIKINLIAPPRYVMTTTTLERTEGLSVLNQAMAAIKEKIEEKRGVFNIQMEPKVVTDTDETELARQLERLERENAEVDGDDDAEEMEAKTED from the exons ATGCCGGGCATCAGCTGTCGATTTTACCAGCACCGCTTCCCCGAGGTGGATGATGTCGTCATGGTGAACGTGCGGTCCATCGCCGAGATGGGCGCTTACGTCAGCTTGTTGGAATACAACAACATCGAGGGCATGATCCTCCTCAGCGAGCTGTCGCGTCGACGTATTCGCTCCATCAACAAGCTGATCCGCATAGGACGCAACGAGTGCGTGGTGGTCATCCGAGTAGACAAAGAGAAGG GATACATCGACCTGTCGAAAAGAAGAGTTTCACCAGAAGAGGCCATCAAGTGTGAGGATAAATTCACAAAATCTAAAACT gtgtacAGCATCCTGCGACATGTGGCAGAAGTTCTGGAGTACAGCAAAGACGAGCAGCTGGAGAGTTTGTACCAGCGCACCGCTTGGGTCTTTGACGAGAAGTACAAGCGACCAGGATACGGAGCTTACGACGTCTTCAAGCAGGCTGTGTC GGATCCTGCAATCCTTGGCGATCTGGACCTGACGGAAGAAGAAAGAGCCGTGCTGATCGACAACATCAATAGGCGACTCACCCCACAGGCGGTCAAGATCCGAGCAG ACATTGAAGTGGCGTGTTACGGCTATGAAGGCATCGACGCCGTGAAGGAGGCGCTGAGGGCTGGACTAGGCTGCTCTACGGAGGCCATGCCCATCAAG ATTAACCTCATTGCCCCTCCACGCTACGTGATGACCACCACTACTCTGGAGCGCACAGAAGGTCTGTCGGTCCTCAACCAGGCCATGGCTGCCATCAAGGAGAAGATTGAGGAGAAGAGAGGTGTCTTTAACATCCAAATGGAG CCCAAGGTGGTGACAGACACAGATGAGACGGAGCTGGCCAGACAGCTGGAGAGGCTAGAGCGGGAAAACGCTGAGGTGGATGGAGACGACGACGCAGAAGAGATGGAGGCTAAGACGGAAGACTAA